CCCGCGCAGTTGCAAATCATGCTGCTGGGCCAAGCATTCCGTGACGACATGATAAGCAGCCGCTTGCTGTTCCGGGTTTGCGTCCGGGTTGTTCTGGATCTGGCGGGCGACTGCGATCGCCTTCTCCGGCTCCTCCATCGCCTGATAACCGCTCGCCAGAAGCATCAAACCCTCAAAGTCCGTAGGCGACTTGTCCAGTTCGTCCTGGATCAACTCCACCGCCTCTTTCAGCCGGCCTTCGGAAGCCGCGAATCGAGCTTCGTCGTAATGGGGTCGGAAGGCGCCGAGTTTCACCGGGATGCTGAACAAGAAGCGCGAGAAGGAAATCGAGTAGCGATGGGCAAAGTAGGGCGCCCACAGCACGACGACGAAAACAAACACGAAGAAGAGCAGCGTGGTTCCGAGGGCCATGGGTTCGATCCAACCCTTCGCCAGGAGCCAAACCAGCGGTGCGGTCACGACGAGCTTCAGCTTGGCCCCGCTTGGGGCATCTTGAACTCGTGTCCATGGATAGAGCAGGGCCAAAACCACCGCCGTCACCAGAAAGGGAACCATGGCCTGCACTCAGTTCCTGGAATCGGTTTCTATGCCGTCCATGGCGTGGAGGACGCAGCCATGGCGTCGAGAAAACGCTCGAAGGTCAGCGAACCTGCTGCTCGATCCTTTTGAGCGATGGGGGCAAACCCGCGAAGAAAAGCGACCTGCCGCATGAGACTCTGAGTCAGGAATGGAGTTTTGTAACCCTTTCCTGTAAACCGATACTTCCAAACGCACGAACGACTCGAATCGAGACGCTCAAAACGTCGCTTGACCCCTCTCCGACTGGGAACGGGTTGCAGAATGCCTCGATCGACACAAGCCATCACAGACTTATTACGGGTTAGTCGAACGAGGCGGCAAGCAGTTTCACCGCTCCCTCAGAAAGGTCGGTGCATCCAGAGGTTTTCGGTGACCGGGTTGTCGTGGTAACGCAGACAGCCCTGTCTGCTGTTTCGCAGGCTGCCTGGCCTGCGGGGCGACGAAGGGAACCAGGCGTGTGGAGAACAGGGCAGGGCCTCGTTCTTCACCCGCCGGGCCGACGGGCCGTCGGCGATACGGCAGGCTGGGCAGCCTGCGCCACACGACAGACATCTTCGGGATGCACGGCAGAAAGCTCGCCGTTGGGATGAGCGCCCACCATCGGAAACCCACACATGACGAAAAGACAGTCGGCTGGGGATGACTCAACGATGTTGCAGGCTTCTACGGACTCCCTTCGGTGCGCCCTCATCGAGGCCGACCGCGTGGACGGCATGGTCGCCTTACCCGGCCAACTCTTCAACCGCACCCAGATTCTCGTCCGCCTCTGGTTCTTCGCGAAAAGCCAAGCCGACGGCGATACCTTCGAGGAAAAGATGCCGCGCCTCGTCGCCGAACGACAGGGTCAGTTCGCAGAGTCGGCCAGACTTGAAAGGTCCAGGCTACAATTGAACGCACTGGCCACAGCCCAGTCTGGCCGCCGTAGCTTTGGCGGAGGCGGGTTCGCCGAGTCCACGAAAAGGGAAGCCGCTATACGCGCCAGCCTAAAGAGGCTAGACTGCAACCTATGAGCAAAGCACGATTCACCGAGCGTCAGGCCGACGTGCGCGAGAGTGCCGCCCGCCTTGCCGAAGCAGTGGCCCAACCGGAAAGCGATCTTATCCGCGACGCCACCATCCACCGCTTTGAGTTCACCTTTGAAGTCGTGTGGAAGACCCTCAAGCTCTACCTCGAACGTCAGGGGCACGAATGTGGCGGGCCACGGCCGACGCTCAAGAAGGCCTTCGCCGAGAACCTGATCTCTACCACCGAAGAAGCCGACCGCTGGTTCCAGATGCTCGAAGAGCGCAACCTCACCAGCCACGCCTACGATGAAGCCCTCGCCATCCAAATCTACCGACACATCGTGCAAGACTACGCTCCCTTGCTCGGTGGCATGGCGGAGAGGATCCAAACCCTGAAATGGGACTGACCGCATGAAGACCCTCGCCCTCCGCGAACGAGACCTTGCCATGCTACGCCGCACCTTCCGCTCATTCCCGTGCGTACGTTCTGTGCACCTCTTCGGCTCACGCGCCACCGGCCACGCCCGCCGCACCTCCGACATTGATCTCGCCATCTCCGCCCCGGGCGCCACCATCGACGAGTGGCTGGCACTGACCGATGCGCTCGACGAAGCCCCCATCATCTACGAGTTCGACGTCGTCCGCACCGAACGCGCGCACAACCCCCGGCTTCTCGAAAGGATCGCCCGCGAAGGCGTGCTCATCTATCCAGAGCACCCCATCGCATAAAGCCAAGATCGAGTTGAACCGGCGGATGAATTCTAAGCCGCCTCGTTCTTCGACACTCTTGCGACCCGCACCTTCGAGTTCTCCTGGCCGCGAAGGAAGTTCTGCGCGCCTTCGATGAGCAGGTGAAGCTGTTGTTCCAGTAAATCCACGTCAACCTCCACCCATCCCGTTCCTCGACCCCATTCTCACCGCTTGGGCTTTCGACCGGGAGGTTGATGCATTGTGTCGTGCCTCTCCCGCCCAGTGCATCCCGATGTTGCCGGTGATGCAGGTAGGGCGCGTCCGTCCCGGCGCGCCCCCGGAGCATGATGTTTTGCATCCCGTGGGCGGCGGGCTGGGACAGGCCCGCCCTACCAACAACATCGGGATACACGGTCTCCCGCCCCTCACGCCATTTTCACATTGCGGCTGCACGGGCCCCGAGCGACACTCCAGGCATGTTCGCCAAGGTGTGTGCGGCCGCGGTTCAGGGGATTGACGCGTACCCTGTCGAGGTCGAAGTGAATTCCGGATGGGGTGACACCAATGTGGTCATTGTGGGCCTTCCCGACGCCGCCGTGCGCGAATCGCGCGACCGCGTGGGCACCGCCTTGTCCAATTCCGGCTTCAAATTCCCCATGGGCAAAACCACGATCAATCTGGCCCCGGCGGATATCAAAAAGGAAGGACCCAGCTTCGACTTGCCCATCGCCTTGGGACTGCTCGCCGCCAGCGGCCAGGTCGAAACGGATCTGCTGGAGGATTTCGTCATCACGGGAGAACTCGCGCTGACCGGCGCCGTGAGGCCTGTGAAAGGCGCGCTCGCCATTGCCCTGCGAGCCAAAGCCGAGGGGCGGCGCGGCATCCTGCTTCCCGCGGAGAACGCCAATGAGGCCGGTGTCGTCCGGGGCATCGAAGCCATTCCGATTCGAAATCTGCGGGAAGCCTCCGAGTTTCTTGAGGGCGCGCGCGCGCTGCCGGCTGTTCACCTCAACGCCGAACAAATGTTTGATGCGCCCCTGGAGGACGATGTGGATTTCGCGGAGGTCAAGGGGCAGGAATCGGTGAAGCGCGCCTTGGAAATCGCCGCCGCCGGCGGGCACAACGCGCTGCTGATCGGCCCTCCTGGCACGGGCAAATCGATGCTTGCCCGCCGGCTCCCCACCATTCTCCCGCCCCTCACCCTTGATGAGGCCCTCGAAACCACCAGGATTCATAGTGTCACCGGGCTGCTGGAAGCGCACCAGGCCTTGGTCACTCGACGACCCTTTCGTTCCCCTCATCACACGGCCAGCGATGCCGGATTGTTGGGCGGCAACGCGCATCCGACCCCTGGAGAAATCTCGCTCGCCCATCATGGCGTGCTCTTCCTGGACGAACTGCCTGAGTTCAAACGAAGCGTGCTCGAAACGATGCGACAACCCCTCGAAGAAGGTCGCGTCACCATCTCTCGTGCCGCCGGTAGCGTCACGTTCCCTTCCCAATTCATGCTCGTCGCGGCCATGAATCCCTCCCCGGACGGCAAGATGCCTGGTGAATCGCGCTGCTCGCCTCGCGAAATTCAGAATTACCTGGGACGCGTTTCCGGTCCGCTCCTGGATCGCATCGATTTGCATGTCGAAGTGCCGGCGGTTCCGTTCAAGGACATGGCCGCCGCAGCGCCGGGGGAAACTTCCGCTGCCATCCGAGCCCGCGTGATCACGGCCCGCCATCGCCAGCAGGAGCGATTCAAGAACCGGCCTCGCCTCACTTGCAACGCGCGCATGGGTGCGCGAGATCTCAAGCAATACTGCCCTCTCGACACCACCTGCCTCGATCTCTTGAAGGCGGTGATGACGGATCAGAATCTGAGCGCCCGAGCCTACGATCGTATCATCAAAGTCGCGCGCACCATCGCCGACCTAGCCGGGCAGGAAACCATCAACCCCGACCACGTCGGGGAAGCCATCGGCTTTCGATCCTTGGACCGGCAGATCTGGTCGTAACGCGGACACACAGGCCTTCCCCCCCATTCGCGGCAAATTCCAACCCGTCGCCGACGTCCAGGCTCAGACCCTCTGACCTTGAAGGGGGGGAAGGGTGGGGCGTGGAACGAAAAGGAGCCGCAATGAGGAGGTCTTGGATTTTTCGGAAGCGGCAGGAGCGAGGGAGTGATCCTGATCTTGATTCGTGACCGGGATTCCGTCCCTCCGTGTCTTGGTGCCTCCG
The genomic region above belongs to Verrucomicrobiota bacterium and contains:
- a CDS encoding nucleotidyltransferase, translated to MSKARFTERQADVRESAARLAEAVAQPESDLIRDATIHRFEFTFEVVWKTLKLYLERQGHECGGPRPTLKKAFAENLISTTEEADRWFQMLEERNLTSHAYDEALAIQIYRHIVQDYAPLLGGMAERIQTLKWD
- a CDS encoding nucleotidyltransferase domain-containing protein; its protein translation is MKTLALRERDLAMLRRTFRSFPCVRSVHLFGSRATGHARRTSDIDLAISAPGATIDEWLALTDALDEAPIIYEFDVVRTERAHNPRLLERIAREGVLIYPEHPIA
- a CDS encoding YifB family Mg chelatase-like AAA ATPase yields the protein MFAKVCAAAVQGIDAYPVEVEVNSGWGDTNVVIVGLPDAAVRESRDRVGTALSNSGFKFPMGKTTINLAPADIKKEGPSFDLPIALGLLAASGQVETDLLEDFVITGELALTGAVRPVKGALAIALRAKAEGRRGILLPAENANEAGVVRGIEAIPIRNLREASEFLEGARALPAVHLNAEQMFDAPLEDDVDFAEVKGQESVKRALEIAAAGGHNALLIGPPGTGKSMLARRLPTILPPLTLDEALETTRIHSVTGLLEAHQALVTRRPFRSPHHTASDAGLLGGNAHPTPGEISLAHHGVLFLDELPEFKRSVLETMRQPLEEGRVTISRAAGSVTFPSQFMLVAAMNPSPDGKMPGESRCSPREIQNYLGRVSGPLLDRIDLHVEVPAVPFKDMAAAAPGETSAAIRARVITARHRQQERFKNRPRLTCNARMGARDLKQYCPLDTTCLDLLKAVMTDQNLSARAYDRIIKVARTIADLAGQETINPDHVGEAIGFRSLDRQIWS